A section of the Bacteroidota bacterium genome encodes:
- a CDS encoding ABC transporter ATP-binding protein, whose protein sequence is MIFRTYRRLLPLARPYRTKMIISSIFNILGNLMGSVSLLALLPIVSVVIGESQTLPSIGGGMGNRIIYRFSQIFLVSNPDHTFDAVASLFRICLFVFVTSALKNVFSYLSGYIMAIVENGMARSLRDSVFEKLSTLSLDYYYDRKSGHLLSRLTNDVAQVNSVLTTSIMTMVGQPVSIITILGTMLVINARMTLLSLAIGALSMYLVRLFRGMIKGMAHRLQNLQGDILSVAQEMISGVKVVKSFGMERYEVRRFKAETEKHFNGSRRLARIRGIGSPINEMLATLGFIGILWFGGHEVFAKTMPGGGLIFFLGALIQLMQPIKNLSELSTRLYEGSASAENLFAILDAEPSVKPGTVIAPKSIVEPIHFENVSFQYRATTENAIDGIDLEIFPNEILALVGPSGAGKTTFVDLLVRFYDPTSGRITLGGRDLRDYELESLRKLFGIVTQETLLFHDSIKNNIFYGNRDASEQMVHDAARAANAHEFIMQLPDGYNTMVGDRGVRLSGGQRQRIAIARALLKDPPILIFDEATSALDTENEMLVQEAIQNLLHHRTAVVIAHRLSTIQQADRIVVMDKGGIVEIGNHEKLLANEGGLYRRLYTMQSRAATDSPVSLSSLKDQ, encoded by the coding sequence ATGATATTTCGAACATATCGACGTCTATTGCCGCTCGCACGTCCCTACCGGACGAAGATGATCATATCATCTATCTTCAACATCCTGGGCAACCTGATGGGAAGCGTGAGCCTTTTGGCGTTGCTTCCCATTGTTTCAGTGGTCATTGGCGAATCGCAAACCTTGCCGAGCATCGGTGGGGGAATGGGCAATCGAATCATCTATCGCTTCAGCCAGATTTTTCTCGTTTCCAATCCCGATCACACGTTCGATGCCGTCGCCTCCCTGTTCCGAATCTGTCTCTTCGTGTTTGTCACGAGCGCGCTGAAGAATGTCTTCTCGTATCTGAGCGGATACATCATGGCTATCGTGGAGAACGGCATGGCCCGAAGCCTGCGCGATTCAGTGTTCGAGAAGCTTTCAACGCTATCGTTGGACTATTATTACGACCGCAAGTCCGGCCATCTTCTTAGCCGCCTGACCAACGATGTTGCGCAGGTCAATTCGGTACTCACGACGAGTATCATGACGATGGTGGGTCAGCCGGTCAGCATCATCACGATTCTCGGAACGATGCTCGTCATCAATGCTCGCATGACCCTGCTTTCGCTGGCGATTGGTGCGTTGAGCATGTATCTCGTCCGGCTGTTTCGTGGTATGATCAAAGGGATGGCGCACCGCCTTCAGAATCTCCAAGGCGACATACTGAGTGTTGCCCAGGAAATGATATCTGGTGTAAAGGTTGTCAAGTCCTTCGGGATGGAGCGCTATGAAGTGCGCCGCTTCAAGGCGGAGACCGAGAAGCATTTCAACGGAAGTCGCCGGCTTGCGCGTATACGGGGGATTGGCAGTCCGATCAATGAGATGCTTGCTACGCTCGGATTCATCGGAATTCTCTGGTTCGGCGGCCATGAAGTATTTGCGAAGACAATGCCCGGCGGGGGACTTATCTTCTTCCTCGGTGCGCTGATTCAGCTCATGCAGCCGATCAAGAACCTGAGCGAACTGAGTACCCGGCTCTATGAGGGTTCGGCTTCTGCCGAAAATCTCTTCGCGATCCTGGATGCCGAGCCAAGTGTTAAGCCGGGGACGGTCATTGCGCCAAAGTCGATTGTCGAGCCGATTCATTTTGAGAACGTCTCGTTTCAGTACCGCGCGACGACGGAGAACGCGATCGATGGCATCGATCTCGAAATATTCCCGAATGAAATTCTTGCATTGGTCGGTCCAAGTGGCGCTGGTAAGACGACGTTCGTCGATCTCCTGGTTCGCTTTTACGATCCCACGTCGGGACGAATTACGCTCGGTGGCCGCGACCTTCGTGATTATGAGTTAGAAAGTCTGCGTAAGCTATTCGGTATCGTGACGCAGGAGACGTTGCTCTTTCACGATTCGATTAAGAACAATATCTTTTACGGAAATCGTGATGCATCCGAGCAGATGGTGCATGATGCGGCACGAGCGGCCAATGCGCATGAGTTTATCATGCAATTACCGGATGGTTACAACACGATGGTCGGCGATCGAGGCGTCCGGCTCTCCGGCGGCCAGCGGCAGCGCATTGCAATTGCCCGCGCGCTTCTGAAAGATCCGCCAATCCTGATTTTTGACGAAGCAACGAGCGCGCTCGATACCGAGAACGAAATGCTCGTGCAAGAAGCTATCCAGAATTTGTTGCATCATCGGACTGCGGTTGTTATTGCGCATCGTCTCTCGACGATCCAACAGGCCGATCGCATTGTGGTTATGGATAAGGGCGGAATCGTGGAGATAGGCAATCACGAGAAACTTCTTGCAAACGAGGGTGGGTTGTATCGGCGGTTGTATACAATGCAGTCGCGCGCCGCGACGGATTCTCCAGTGTCTCTGTCTTCTCTTAAGGATCAATAA